The window GTACCTTGTCCATGGTTTGACGGACCACAGCCGAATCGTCCACGATAAGGACACGGATTTTTTTATTCATCTCCCACCAGCTCCCAATTGAATCCAGACTCGTTGACCCATGGCGATAAAAACCCATGCAAAGGCTCTGCTTTTCCAATATCTCGATTTGTCAGCGGTGTCAACACGGGCAGGGGCATTCGACGGGCCATTTTGTGAGGAGCATTGAAATCTGTCAGACATCCTCTCCTTGATCTTCGGCTGAGAGGCTGTCTAATAACATGCTAATTTCAAAAAACGAATGAAAAACTGGGATGGAGGTCCAGGAGGAAGGGCTGCGCCCTTCCTCCTGGCGGGGTTTGGGGCAGCGCCCCAATAAAATTTTTCTTCCCAAATTTTTTCACAAAAACTGCATATCTCAAAGTGGACGCGGTTTAACAGACAGCCTCTGAGATCGGGAGTCCAGAAAAACCAGGTATGGATCCAGAGGAAAACAGGAACATCTTCAATGGACCCTCAATGGACGGCCTGTTGCATGGACGACAACTCTTCATTGGAGAAGATACGATTGATGTCGAGAATCATGATGAATTGATCGTTATGCTTACCCATTCCTTTGAGGAAATCACTGCGCAGTTTGGTACCGATCTTGGGCGGGGGTTCAATTTTGTTATGTTCGAGTTCCATGACTTCCTTGACGGAGTCGGCCAGGGCACCAATTTCGGAGACTTCATCATCCTGGACGATTTCGACGATGATGATACAGGTATTGACGGTTCTTTCCGATTGTTCCATGCTGAATTTGAGGCGCATGTCCACCACGGGAACGACACTTCCCCGCAGGTTGATGATACCGCACATGAATTCCGGAGTACGCGGGACCTTGGTAATGTTGGTGTATTCCAGGACCTCGCGCACCTTGGCGATATCCACGGCAAAGATTTCGCTGTCGAGCATGAAGGTCAGGTATTGGGTCGTTGCCGACGAGGAGGAATCCTGGAGTGAATCCGACCCACTCTCGACCGATGCCTTAACCGTTTCCTCTCTCATATGACCTCTCCTGTTTTGATAAACCTTTTTCTGGCAGAATTGATTTATGCTGTTCAGGGTGTGGTGGTTCCTGATTCGGCCAATTCCAGATCTTCCACGAACCGAACCATTTTTTGCAGGTCGAGGATCAGTGCGACGGTGCCGTCGCCCAGGATGGTCGCTCCGGAAAACTCTTCCGAGTTTTTGAAGGTTTTGCCCAATCCCTTGATGACGGTCTGGTGTTGTCCGATCACATCATCGACGACGAAGCCGACTCGTTTTTCTTCCACTTCGGAGATCACGATTTGTTCCACTTCGGGTGGTTGACCGGTGATTTCGAAGTGATCGCGGATCCGGATGTAGGGGACGATGGTTCCTCGGACGTTGATGACGTGGCGGCCATGGGTGGCGGTGACATCGGCGCGGGTCAGTTCGACGCACTCTTCGACGGCGGCCAGGGGGAGGACAAAATATTCGTTGCTGATTTTGACCAGGAGCCCCTCGATGATGGCCAGGGTCAGGGGAAGTTTCAGGGTGATGGTGGTCCCCTTGCCCAATTCGCTTTGTACATCGATGGAGCCGCGCAGTCCCTCGATGGAGCGGCGCACAACGTCCATGCCGACGCCACGCCCTGAGACGTTGGTCACTTTTTCGGCAGTGGAGAACCCGGCGGCGAAGATGAGCTGGAAGGCTTCTTTTTCGCTCAGCTCGCTGTCAGGGGGGATGACCCCTTTTTCGATGGCTTTGCTGATCAATTTTTCGGTATCCAGACCTTTGCCGTCATCGGTTACCTTGATCAGCACGTTGGCACCCGAGTGTTCTGCGGAGAGGTGGATGCGGCCAACGGGGGATTTTCCGGCTTCGACGCGCCCATCCGGGGATTCGACGCCGTGGTCGATGCTGTTGCGGATGATATGGACCAGGGGGTCGTTGAGCTGGTCGATCACGGTTTTATCCAGCTCGGTTTCGGCACCGGCGGTGGTCAATTCAATTTGCTTGCCGAGTTCGCTGGAGAGGTCCCGGACCAGGCGTTTGAACTTGTCGAAGGTGGTCCCGATGGCCAACATCCGGATGCTCATGGTGTTGTCGCGGAGTTCGCCGGTCAGTCGTTCCACTTCTTCGGAGATCAATTGGAGATCATGATCGTTCAATTTGGCGGAGGTTTGGGTCAGG of the Magnetococcales bacterium genome contains:
- a CDS encoding chemotaxis protein CheW, yielding MREETVKASVESGSDSLQDSSSSATTQYLTFMLDSEIFAVDIAKVREVLEYTNITKVPRTPEFMCGIINLRGSVVPVVDMRLKFSMEQSERTVNTCIIIVEIVQDDEVSEIGALADSVKEVMELEHNKIEPPPKIGTKLRSDFLKGMGKHNDQFIMILDINRIFSNEELSSMQQAVH
- a CDS encoding chemotaxis protein CheA — its product is MAVEIDTSAFTEEAYELLAELEDSLLELEESPKDQDLIGRVFRAMHTIKGSGAMFGFDAVAEFTHNVETVFDLARNGTIPITKGLIDLTLAARDQIRAMLDAAAGGEEPDQNNASRIIAGLKGLLPGAAPAQAADAAQTTKDSAPASEEGSVHTYRIRFRPKPEIFENGTNPLLLLDEIRQLGETKVVTFLEHLPEIEEINPEKCYTSWEIFLTTDQGENAIQDIFIFVDDQCELNIRMLDRDGEEESVAPDEVPPEKPLGEILVERGDIKRDDLNKVLQPLGERLVDAGLVNKAKVQAALVEQEVGKQKREAKKQQVVAQSVRVPSDKLDQLVDLVGELVTVQARLTQTSAKLNDHDLQLISEEVERLTGELRDNTMSIRMLAIGTTFDKFKRLVRDLSSELGKQIELTTAGAETELDKTVIDQLNDPLVHIIRNSIDHGVESPDGRVEAGKSPVGRIHLSAEHSGANVLIKVTDDGKGLDTEKLISKAIEKGVIPPDSELSEKEAFQLIFAAGFSTAEKVTNVSGRGVGMDVVRRSIEGLRGSIDVQSELGKGTTITLKLPLTLAIIEGLLVKISNEYFVLPLAAVEECVELTRADVTATHGRHVINVRGTIVPYIRIRDHFEITGQPPEVEQIVISEVEEKRVGFVVDDVIGQHQTVIKGLGKTFKNSEEFSGATILGDGTVALILDLQKMVRFVEDLELAESGTTTP